GAGGAAAAACATCCATGTAACTTGTTATGAAACCCAGATTTGATCCAAAACCCACATGTAGTATTTTTCGTTGACATTTTGTGCGTGTTGATCTGAAACAGTCCATCCTATTAAATATTTCCTCATATAAACAGGAGCaccatgacaaaacaaaaaataaaattaaaaaaaaggaagacttTCAGACAGATGATTATTGTTCTCAGCTCTTTCCATCTCcttcctccacttcctgtttgatgacAAGTGttcctgaaataaaaataggaaTAACCAATTACTAGATTGTCCAAAATCAACCACTCTCATATTTGCTTacatttctgcaacatttatATCTCTGCAGTTTAACATTCAGCTTCCCACAGGAACCCTTTTAGCTGATAAGTGTGTTTACTGTCAGTATATTACAGTATGAGGAGGGAGTCTAAAGGCACTTATTCTGGAATAATGTGACAGAATAACGCACCACTTCTCATAATTTCTTTTATACACAACTGTTTAGCATTATCACCATCTAGCTTCTTCAGGTTGGGCAGTTTTTTACAGGCTTCATCCATCCAGTTTCCCTCAGAAACGTGTCTCTCCTGCAGAGGATTTCCAACAAAAACCAGGTCCACTAAGCAAGGCAGGTCAGCGAGCCTCACAAACTCTGCTacataacacagaaaacacaacgtGTATCACACTGACTGCCACAGTATGGATGTAACCAACAATTTATCAACACTTtgacaaaaaatgaacaattacCTAATCGAGAAAACAAAATAGAAGCCTTTggtgtaataaaaataatctattttaaattaattttgttgtCTGAGCTTCAACAGTAACGTACCCCAGTCTTTGACCAGGTTGTTGGACATATACAAAACTTTTAGGCTCTTCATGGAGTTGATTCCCTTCATTTTCTCTATCAAATTGTAAGAAATCCACAGTTCGGCTAAGGTGTCTCCTACTGCCTCCTGCAAGAGCACACGcacaggagcaaaaacagacGCGAGAGAAATGAACTTTCACACATTATATTCAGCAGCACATACAACTTCAggttaaaagaaggaaaataacaaaacacctggaaataaaaaaagagtcagtgttctggttttgtttgtaaCTTACCAGCCCAGCAAGTGTCTTTATATTATTCCTGCTTAATGACAAGATCTTCAAGTTCTCTGGAAGGACATCAAATTAAATCACAGCCACACATTTTCGCCTTAAAAGAACCCGCTCTTGTGTGGTGTCACGCAGTCAGTATACTCACTGAGGCTGTTGAGATTGGTTATTTTCTCAATACAGTTTGTGGACAGAGACAGCTTCCTGAGGACAAATTACAACAAGCAAATGTATCAATGCTCTGCGAACAAGGCCcgattaaaagaataaattaactACATCAATAAAAGGTCAGCTGCAGATGTGAGGCAGCGCTTACTCGCAGCATGTGAGCGAGGAAAGGGAAGCATCCATCTTCTCGATCGGAGGAACCTGACCGTACAGCTTGATGTCTTTAGCCTCGCTCGCTTTCTCTCCTGTCTTTTCCTCCTGCtcgcaaacacaaaacttttacacagtGCTGTCCCT
The DNA window shown above is from Kryptolebias marmoratus isolate JLee-2015 linkage group LG5, ASM164957v2, whole genome shotgun sequence and carries:
- the dnal1 gene encoding dynein light chain 1, axonemal isoform X2, which codes for MAKAMTVREALSKWEEKTGEKASEAKDIKLYGQVPPIEKMDASLSSLTCCEKLSLSTNCIEKITNLNSLKNLKILSLSRNNIKTLAGLEAVGDTLAELWISYNLIEKMKGINSMKSLKVLYMSNNLVKDWAEFVRLADLPCLVDLVFVGNPLQERHVSEGNWMDEACKKLPNLKKLDGDNAKQNTCHQTGSGGRRWKELRTIIICLKVFLFFNFIFCFVMVLLFI
- the dnal1 gene encoding dynein light chain 1, axonemal isoform X1 encodes the protein MFQAKAMTVREALSKWEEKTGEKASEAKDIKLYGQVPPIEKMDASLSSLTCCEKLSLSTNCIEKITNLNSLKNLKILSLSRNNIKTLAGLEAVGDTLAELWISYNLIEKMKGINSMKSLKVLYMSNNLVKDWAEFVRLADLPCLVDLVFVGNPLQERHVSEGNWMDEACKKLPNLKKLDGDNAKQNTCHQTGSGGRRWKELRTIIICLKVFLFFNFIFCFVMVLLFI
- the dnal1 gene encoding dynein light chain 1, axonemal isoform X3; amino-acid sequence: MFQAKAMTVREALSKWEEKTGEKASEAKDIKLYGQVPPIEKMDASLSSLTCCEKLSLSTNCIEKITNLNSLKNLKILSLSRNNIKTLAGLEAVGDTLAELWISYNLIEKMKGINSMKSLKVLYMSNNLVKDWAEFVRLADLPCLVDLVFVGNPLQERHVSEGNWMDEACKKLPNLKKLDGDNAKQLCIKEIMRSGTLVIKQEVEEGDGKS
- the dnal1 gene encoding dynein light chain 1, axonemal isoform X4, encoding MFQAKAMTVREALSKWEEKTGEKASEAKDIKLYGQVPPIEKMDASLSSLTCCEKLSLSTNCIEKITNLNSLKNLKILSLSRNNIKTLAGLEAVGDTLAELWISYNLIEKMKGINSMKSLKVLYMSNNLVKDWAEFVRLADLPCLVDLVFVGNPLQERHVSEGNWMDEACKKLPNLKKLDGTLVIKQEVEEGDGKS